The segment ATCAAGCCTTGGATCAGAGCGAACGTAATGATCTGGCCGATGCGGATCAGCGCGGAAAACGTCGGGGTGGGCTGGGCGTCCATGGTGGCGTCGGTCTTGTGGGGAAACGTGTTCGGTGATGCGGGTCTTGCGAGGCGTTCGTAAACGCGGTTTCAGGGTCGCACGTTGTACTTGGGGCTGCGGCTGCGGATCAATTCGCTTTCATACGCCCGTCGCATCGCCGATTTCGATGCCGGCGAATCGGCGGCAAAGACGTGCAGTTCAACCGAGACGTTTTCGGATCGAGGACTCTGCAACATCGCCGCCAGCGCCGCGTTGTGGCTGCCGTCAAAGTGTTGTTTCAAGCGTTCGGCCAGGTTCACTGCTTCGCCGATGTAAAGGTACCCGCTGGCGTCTTTGAACAAATAGACGCCCGGTCGCTTCGGGACGTCGGTTTGTTTCAGTTCGTCCAGCGAATACGTGGTGACTTTGCGTTGCCAGTCGGCGACCTGGAGTACCAATTCCGGACGCAGCCGACGCGTCTTGCGTAGCCGTAGCAGTGTCCGCCGCACGGCATAAGCGTCAACGTCGGGGGAAAGCTTGCGTGCTTCTTCGGTCAGCTCGCGATACGTGCGTGGGTCGGCCAACAATTGATCGGTCGTCATGCGGTGTCGGTCCATCACCGCACGTCCCGCCATCTCGGCGATCACTTGCACGTCACTATCGATCGGTTGGGCACGCCGCGTCGCCGATGTCGTCAGCTTGCCGGCTTTGCGAAGCCCCAACAGCCGCAGGAAAAGTTGACGCCGTTGATCGTCGGACCATTTCGACGTGTCTTGAAGTCCAGTGCCTTGCGCGACCGCTTTCAGAAAATCGGCGCGCAAGTCGTCCCGCACCAGCAACTCATCACTGCTGAATCCTTGCGACGACCGCGCGAAGG is part of the Crateriforma spongiae genome and harbors:
- a CDS encoding nucleotide excision repair endonuclease; the encoded protein is MTILVGLALAVSISSRCFADAPRAADDAVAPDTVIDEAFARSSQGFSSDELLVRDDLRADFLKAVAQGTGLQDTSKWSDDQRRQLFLRLLGLRKAGKLTTSATRRAQPIDSDVQVIAEMAGRAVMDRHRMTTDQLLADPRTYRELTEEARKLSPDVDAYAVRRTLLRLRKTRRLRPELVLQVADWQRKVTTYSLDELKQTDVPKRPGVYLFKDASGYLYIGEAVNLAERLKQHFDGSHNAALAAMLQSPRSENVSVELHVFAADSPASKSAMRRAYESELIRSRSPKYNVRP